From the Rhodococcus sp. NBC_00297 genome, one window contains:
- the mfd gene encoding transcription-repair coupling factor: MSSPSVHVSPAQTPDDGAGRMSGLLEFALRDASLAQIVDLSGRREATLVAPTPARAFIAAAMSRTTPVLLVTATGREADDLTAELTEMVGGAVAQFPSWETLPHERLSPGADTVGRRIEVLRRLARPEDADYGVPLKIIVTTVRSVLQPMARGLGEIEPVGLRVGAEFDFEELQKRLVELAYTRVDMVGKRGEFAVRGGILDLFSPTADHPVRVEFWGDEVTDLRAFSVADQRSIPDVEVDTVIAPPCREMILDEAVRERAARLAADNTGDPILVEMLEKISAGVPVEGMEALLPVLKAGGLELLTDALPDGAHVLVCDPEKVRTRATDLVRTGKEFLEASWTAASIGAAAPLDTAALDTSSVTDESAVLDLDLSASAYRSLRQVRESAEAAGRPWWTVGPLASGSDEEIVLDVDAAPDVRGSEEALATLFQMFTAHLASGGRVAVVVAGAGTAQRTVERLREAGVPALPLDAGSEPGPDVVGVMCGSLHSGLVLRDAGLVVVTEADLTGNRVAAAGDGKRLPAKRRNQVDPLALTAGDMVVHDQHGIGRFVEMVERTVGGARREYLVVEYAPSKRGHPGDRLFVPMESLDQLSRYVGGEMPSLSKLGGSDWTNTKRQARKAVREIAGELVQLYAARQAAPGHAYGPDTPWQKEMEDAFAFTETVDQMTVIDEVKADMEKPVPMDRVVIGDVGYGKTEVGVRAAFKAVQDGKQVAVLVPTTLLAQQHLQTFTERMANFPVTVKGLSRFSDAAESRETFAGLADGTVDIVVGTHRLLQTGVQWKDLGLVIVDEEQRFGVEHKEHIKALRTHVDVLTMSATPIPRTLEMSMAGIREMSTILTPPEERHPVLTYVGAYQEKQVAAAIRRELLRDGQVFYVHNRVSSIDKAAANIRRLVPEARVVVAHGQMNEDALEKTVQGFWEREFDILVCTTIIETGLDISNANTLIVERADSLGLSQLHQLRGRVGRSRDRGYAYFLYPPEKPLTETAYDRLATISQNSDLGAGMAVAMKDLEIRGAGNVLGAEQSGHVAGVGFDLYVRLVGEAVEAYRAVADGRPVTTDEAPKEVRIDLPVDAHIPPDYVTSDRLRLEAYRKLAAAQNDAEIGAVIDELTDRYGPVPAEVARLVAFAVLRILCRSYGIVDVQMAGTMVKLAPMDLPDSKQIRLKRLYPSAQYRATTGTVQIPIPRVAGGGVGSARVRDEELLQFVADVLLAMDGQPAGSVRVEQPIGV; encoded by the coding sequence GTGTCCTCGCCGTCCGTCCATGTTTCCCCCGCGCAGACCCCGGACGACGGTGCGGGCCGGATGTCGGGCCTGCTGGAATTCGCACTGCGTGACGCGTCGCTGGCGCAGATCGTCGATCTGTCCGGCCGCCGCGAGGCCACCCTGGTGGCACCCACTCCGGCGCGGGCGTTCATCGCTGCGGCCATGTCCCGCACCACACCGGTCCTGCTCGTCACCGCGACGGGCCGCGAGGCCGACGATCTGACGGCCGAGCTCACGGAGATGGTGGGCGGCGCCGTGGCGCAGTTCCCGTCCTGGGAGACGCTGCCGCACGAGCGTCTGTCCCCCGGAGCGGACACCGTCGGTCGTCGTATCGAGGTGTTGCGGCGCCTCGCCCGGCCGGAGGACGCCGACTACGGCGTCCCGCTGAAGATCATCGTCACCACGGTGCGCTCGGTGCTCCAGCCGATGGCGCGTGGACTGGGCGAGATCGAGCCCGTCGGCCTGCGCGTGGGGGCGGAGTTCGACTTCGAGGAGTTGCAGAAGCGACTGGTCGAACTGGCCTACACGCGTGTCGACATGGTCGGTAAACGCGGTGAGTTCGCGGTGCGCGGCGGCATCCTCGACCTGTTCTCGCCGACGGCGGATCACCCCGTCCGTGTCGAGTTCTGGGGTGACGAGGTCACCGACCTGCGCGCCTTCTCGGTCGCGGACCAGCGCTCCATTCCCGACGTGGAGGTCGACACGGTCATCGCGCCGCCGTGCCGGGAGATGATTCTCGATGAGGCCGTACGGGAGCGCGCGGCGCGTCTCGCCGCCGACAACACCGGCGACCCGATCCTGGTGGAGATGCTCGAGAAGATCTCCGCCGGCGTTCCGGTCGAGGGCATGGAGGCGTTGCTGCCGGTGCTGAAGGCCGGCGGCCTCGAACTGCTGACCGACGCGCTGCCCGACGGCGCGCACGTGCTGGTCTGCGATCCGGAGAAGGTGCGTACGCGCGCGACGGATCTGGTGCGGACCGGCAAGGAGTTCCTCGAGGCGTCGTGGACGGCCGCGAGCATCGGTGCGGCCGCACCGCTCGACACCGCAGCGCTGGACACCAGCAGCGTGACGGACGAGAGCGCCGTCCTCGACCTCGATCTCAGCGCGTCCGCGTACCGGTCGCTGCGGCAGGTCCGAGAGTCTGCGGAGGCGGCCGGTCGGCCGTGGTGGACCGTGGGCCCGCTCGCCTCGGGCAGTGACGAGGAGATCGTGCTCGACGTCGACGCGGCGCCGGACGTGCGCGGCTCCGAGGAGGCACTCGCGACGCTCTTCCAGATGTTCACGGCGCACCTCGCGTCCGGCGGCCGCGTGGCCGTCGTCGTCGCGGGCGCGGGAACGGCGCAGCGCACGGTCGAACGCCTGCGGGAGGCCGGTGTGCCGGCGCTCCCTCTCGATGCCGGTTCCGAGCCCGGCCCCGACGTCGTCGGCGTGATGTGCGGGTCGTTGCACTCGGGTCTCGTCCTGCGTGATGCCGGCCTGGTGGTGGTGACGGAGGCCGATCTCACCGGCAACCGGGTCGCGGCGGCCGGCGACGGCAAACGCTTGCCCGCCAAGCGTCGCAATCAGGTCGATCCGCTCGCGTTGACGGCCGGCGACATGGTGGTCCACGACCAGCACGGCATCGGCCGCTTCGTCGAGATGGTCGAGCGGACCGTCGGCGGGGCACGCCGTGAGTACCTCGTCGTCGAGTACGCGCCCAGCAAGCGTGGCCACCCGGGCGACCGCCTCTTCGTTCCCATGGAGTCGCTCGACCAGTTGTCCCGCTACGTCGGCGGGGAGATGCCGAGCCTGAGCAAGCTGGGCGGATCCGACTGGACCAACACCAAGCGCCAGGCCCGCAAGGCCGTCCGCGAGATCGCAGGGGAGCTCGTCCAGCTCTACGCGGCGCGGCAGGCGGCGCCCGGTCACGCGTACGGGCCGGACACCCCGTGGCAGAAGGAGATGGAGGACGCCTTCGCGTTCACCGAGACCGTCGACCAGATGACCGTCATCGACGAGGTCAAGGCGGACATGGAGAAGCCCGTCCCGATGGACCGAGTGGTCATCGGCGACGTCGGTTACGGCAAGACCGAGGTCGGCGTCCGGGCGGCGTTCAAGGCCGTCCAGGACGGCAAGCAGGTAGCGGTGCTCGTTCCCACCACCCTGCTGGCCCAGCAGCATCTGCAGACCTTCACCGAGCGGATGGCCAACTTCCCGGTGACGGTCAAGGGGCTGTCCCGGTTCTCCGACGCCGCCGAGTCACGGGAGACGTTCGCCGGCCTCGCGGACGGCACGGTGGACATCGTCGTGGGCACGCACCGATTGCTGCAGACCGGTGTGCAGTGGAAGGACCTCGGGCTGGTCATCGTCGACGAGGAGCAGCGCTTCGGCGTCGAGCACAAGGAGCACATCAAGGCGCTGCGCACGCACGTCGACGTCCTGACGATGTCGGCGACACCGATTCCGCGCACGCTCGAGATGAGCATGGCGGGCATCCGCGAGATGTCGACCATCCTGACGCCGCCCGAGGAGCGTCACCCCGTCCTGACCTACGTCGGTGCCTATCAGGAGAAGCAGGTGGCGGCGGCGATCCGCCGTGAGCTGCTCCGTGACGGCCAGGTCTTCTACGTTCACAACCGCGTGAGCAGCATCGACAAGGCCGCCGCGAACATCCGACGGCTGGTGCCGGAAGCGCGCGTCGTGGTCGCACACGGCCAGATGAACGAGGACGCGCTCGAGAAGACGGTGCAGGGGTTCTGGGAGCGTGAGTTCGACATCCTGGTCTGCACCACCATCATCGAGACGGGCCTCGACATCTCCAATGCGAACACGCTGATCGTCGAGCGAGCCGATTCGTTGGGTCTGTCCCAGCTCCACCAGTTGCGTGGGCGTGTGGGTCGCAGCCGGGACCGTGGCTATGCCTACTTCCTCTACCCGCCGGAGAAGCCGCTCACCGAGACGGCGTACGACCGGTTGGCCACCATCTCGCAGAACTCCGACCTGGGCGCCGGTATGGCGGTGGCGATGAAGGACCTCGAGATCCGCGGCGCGGGCAACGTGCTGGGCGCGGAGCAGTCCGGCCACGTCGCCGGTGTGGGATTCGACCTGTACGTCCGACTGGTCGGCGAGGCGGTGGAGGCCTACCGCGCCGTGGCCGACGGCCGCCCCGTCACCACCGACGAGGCGCCCAAGGAGGTGCGCATCGACCTCCCCGTCGATGCCCACATCCCGCCGGACTACGTCACCAGCGACAGGCTCCGACTCGAGGCGTACCGCAAGCTGGCCGCGGCGCAGAACGACGCCGAGATCGGTGCGGTCATCGACGAGCTGACCGACCGCTACGGGCCGGTGCCGGCCGAGGTCGCCCGGCTCGTGGCCTTCGCCGTCCTGCGCATCCTGTGCCGTTCCTACGGCATCGTGGACGTGCAGATGGCGGGGACCATGGTGAAGTTGGCGCCGATGGACCTACCCGACTCCAAGCAGATACGGTTGAAGCGGCTCTACCCCAGCGCACAGTATCGGGCGACCACCGGCACGGTGCAGATCCCGATTCCGCGTGTGGCAGGTGGTGGAGTCGGTTCGGCCCGTGTCCGCGACGAGGAACTTCTGCAGTTCGTCGCCGACGTGCTGCTCGCGATGGACGGGCAGCCCGCGGGCTCCGTACGAGTCGAGCAACCGATCGGGGTGTGA
- a CDS encoding ScbR family autoregulator-binding transcription factor, which produces MVRQARAEITRDTVLAGAAHVFLRLGYANASLSEIISQSQVTKGALYFHFGSKEELARAVIDEGVRRLTTACRALDDGRIPALEAEIGVSYITVDLAITDPMVAAMFRLKHQIGDYRGTGENVMEGWAEYHTGLARRAIDEGDLEADLDPVTTGMLFLEVIVGAHMVAVATDSTKELSARMERLWHYLLPSLVPGRKLDYFREFAARRVLRYGA; this is translated from the coding sequence ATGGTCAGACAGGCACGCGCCGAGATCACCAGAGACACGGTGCTCGCGGGGGCCGCCCATGTCTTTCTACGGCTCGGGTACGCCAATGCCAGCCTCAGCGAGATCATTTCGCAGTCGCAGGTCACCAAGGGAGCTCTCTACTTCCACTTCGGGTCGAAGGAGGAGCTGGCTCGCGCCGTCATCGACGAGGGCGTGCGGCGCCTGACCACGGCGTGCCGCGCCCTGGACGACGGCCGGATCCCCGCTCTCGAGGCCGAGATCGGTGTCTCGTACATCACGGTCGATCTGGCGATCACGGATCCGATGGTCGCCGCGATGTTCCGGCTCAAGCATCAGATCGGCGACTACCGCGGTACCGGTGAGAACGTCATGGAGGGCTGGGCCGAGTACCACACCGGCCTGGCGCGTCGGGCGATCGACGAGGGCGACCTCGAGGCCGACCTCGACCCCGTGACCACCGGAATGCTGTTCCTGGAGGTCATCGTCGGCGCCCACATGGTCGCGGTGGCCACCGACAGCACCAAGGAGTTGTCGGCGCGCATGGAGCGGCTGTGGCACTACCTCCTCCCGTCGCTGGTCCCCGGTCGCAAGCTCGACTACTTCCGTGAGTTCGCCGCCCGCCGGGTCCTGCGCTACGGCGCCTGA
- a CDS encoding TetR/AcrR family transcriptional regulator: MTGTARRAQLIEIGRTLFAERGYEATSIEEIAQRAQVSKPVVYEHFGGKEGLYAVVVDREMSTLLSMITSSLTENRSRIRVERVALALLTYVEERSDGFRILVRDSPVAAAEGTYSSLLNDAVGQVGHILAGDFSRRDIDPANAQLYAQALVGMVSMTAQWWLDERSPSKEVVAAHIVNLCWNGLTNLEPDPRLGS; this comes from the coding sequence ATGACGGGGACCGCGCGCCGGGCCCAGTTGATCGAGATCGGCCGCACGCTGTTCGCCGAGCGTGGCTACGAGGCCACGTCCATCGAGGAGATCGCGCAACGCGCGCAGGTGAGCAAGCCGGTCGTGTACGAGCACTTCGGCGGCAAGGAGGGTCTCTACGCCGTGGTGGTGGACCGCGAGATGTCCACGCTGCTGTCCATGATCACGTCGTCGCTGACCGAGAACCGGTCCCGGATCCGGGTCGAACGGGTGGCGCTGGCCCTGTTGACGTACGTCGAGGAGCGCAGCGACGGGTTCCGCATCCTCGTGCGCGACTCCCCGGTCGCCGCGGCCGAGGGAACGTACTCGAGCCTGCTGAACGACGCCGTCGGCCAGGTGGGGCACATCCTGGCGGGTGACTTCTCCCGCCGCGACATCGACCCGGCCAATGCCCAGCTGTACGCCCAGGCATTGGTCGGAATGGTGTCGATGACGGCGCAATGGTGGCTGGACGAACGGTCTCCCTCGAAAGAGGTGGTGGCCGCGCACATCGTGAACCTGTGCTGGAACGGGCTCACGAATCTGGAGCCCGATCCCCGGTTGGGGAGCTGA
- the glmU gene encoding bifunctional UDP-N-acetylglucosamine diphosphorylase/glucosamine-1-phosphate N-acetyltransferase GlmU, which produces MTSKVAVVVLAAGAGTRMRSKTPKVLHELAGRSMLAHALYAADGVDPDHLVTVVGHDREKVSAAVADLAETLGRTIDIAVQAEQHGTGHAVQCGLASLPADFDGTVVVTAGDVPLLDAHTLQALLHDHHSSAEPVAVSVLTFVPDDANGYGRIVRDGSGQVQEIVEHADATPDQLTITEVNSGVYAFDAQSLRVALDSLGTDNAQHELYLTDVLKISRRRGLPVFSTQLTDPSLVRGVNDRVQLSEVTRILNEHILARHMRAGVTVIDPSSTWVDIEVAVGRDAVLHPGTQLHGRTVIGEDAIIGPDTTLTDVSVGEGATVVRSHGSDSVIGAGATVGPFTYLRPNSDLGDHGKLGAFVETKNATIGAHSKVPHLTYVGDASIGEHSNIGASSVFVNYDGVGKSRTEIGSHVRTGSDTMFIAPVRVGDGAYTGAGTVLRHDVPAGALAVSGGPQRIIEGWVQKKRPGTPAAEAAERARSTEESHVHEPKDGE; this is translated from the coding sequence ATGACGTCGAAGGTCGCTGTAGTCGTGCTCGCCGCGGGGGCGGGAACCCGAATGCGATCGAAGACTCCGAAGGTTCTGCACGAACTGGCCGGTCGGTCCATGCTCGCGCACGCTCTGTACGCGGCCGACGGGGTGGACCCCGATCACCTCGTCACCGTCGTCGGGCACGACCGCGAGAAGGTCTCGGCCGCCGTCGCCGATCTGGCCGAGACGTTGGGTCGCACCATCGACATCGCGGTGCAGGCCGAACAGCACGGCACCGGTCACGCGGTGCAGTGCGGCCTCGCGTCGCTGCCCGCCGACTTCGACGGCACCGTGGTGGTCACCGCGGGGGACGTGCCACTGCTCGACGCCCACACTCTGCAGGCACTGCTGCACGATCACCACTCCTCCGCGGAGCCCGTCGCGGTGTCGGTGCTCACCTTCGTCCCCGACGACGCGAACGGCTACGGCCGCATCGTCCGCGACGGGTCCGGCCAGGTCCAGGAGATCGTCGAGCACGCCGACGCGACTCCCGATCAGCTGACCATCACCGAGGTGAACTCGGGTGTCTACGCCTTCGACGCGCAGTCGCTGCGGGTGGCTCTCGACTCGCTCGGCACCGACAACGCGCAGCACGAGCTGTACCTGACCGACGTCCTGAAGATCTCGCGCCGACGCGGCCTGCCGGTGTTCAGCACCCAGCTCACCGACCCGTCGCTGGTGCGCGGTGTGAACGACCGAGTGCAGCTGTCCGAGGTCACCCGCATCCTCAACGAGCACATCCTCGCCCGCCACATGCGCGCCGGCGTGACCGTGATCGACCCGTCGTCGACGTGGGTGGACATCGAGGTCGCCGTCGGACGCGACGCCGTGCTGCACCCCGGCACGCAGTTGCACGGACGCACCGTCATCGGTGAGGACGCGATCATCGGGCCCGACACGACACTCACCGACGTGTCGGTCGGCGAGGGCGCGACGGTGGTCCGCTCGCACGGATCCGACTCGGTGATCGGTGCCGGAGCGACGGTCGGGCCCTTCACCTACCTGCGGCCGAACAGCGACCTCGGCGACCACGGCAAGCTCGGCGCCTTCGTGGAGACCAAGAACGCGACCATCGGAGCGCACTCCAAGGTGCCGCACCTGACCTACGTCGGCGACGCCAGCATCGGCGAGCACTCCAACATCGGTGCGTCCAGCGTCTTCGTCAACTACGACGGCGTCGGCAAGAGCCGGACCGAAATCGGTTCGCACGTGCGCACCGGTTCCGACACCATGTTCATCGCGCCGGTGCGCGTGGGCGACGGGGCCTACACGGGCGCCGGAACCGTCCTACGCCATGATGTACCGGCGGGAGCGCTCGCCGTCTCCGGTGGTCCGCAACGGATCATCGAGGGCTGGGTGCAGAAGAAGCGTCCGGGAACGCCGGCGGCAGAGGCCGCCGAACGCGCCCGTTCGACCGAGGAATCACACGTGCACGAACCGAAGGACGGCGAGTAG
- a CDS encoding ribose-phosphate diphosphokinase has protein sequence MTTANWIDNQKNLMLFSGRAHPELAEQVAKELGIEVTPQTARDFANGEIFVRFEESVRGSDAFVLQSHPFPLNTWLMEQLIMIDALKRGSAKRITAILPFYPYARQDKKHRGREPISARLVADLLKTAGADRIITVDLHTDQIQGFFDGPVDHMHAHSQLADHIREGYNLEHITVVSPDSGRVRVAEKWADSLGGAPLAFIHKTRDPLVPNQVKSNRVVGDVEGRTCILIDDMIDTGGTIAGAVKVLEEAGAGDVVIAATHGVLSHPAAERLASCGAKEVVVTNTLPISDDKLFPSLTVLSIAPLLGKTIREVFENGSVTSLFNGNA, from the coding sequence GTGACCACAGCCAACTGGATCGACAACCAGAAGAACTTGATGCTCTTCTCCGGTCGCGCTCATCCCGAGCTCGCCGAGCAGGTGGCGAAGGAACTCGGGATCGAGGTCACCCCGCAGACCGCCCGCGACTTCGCGAACGGCGAGATCTTCGTCCGCTTCGAGGAGTCCGTCCGCGGCTCCGACGCCTTCGTGCTCCAGAGCCACCCGTTCCCGTTGAACACGTGGCTCATGGAACAGCTCATCATGATCGACGCGCTCAAGCGCGGATCCGCGAAGCGCATCACCGCGATCCTGCCGTTCTACCCCTACGCCCGCCAGGACAAGAAGCACCGCGGCCGCGAGCCCATCTCTGCACGCCTGGTCGCCGATCTGCTCAAGACGGCCGGCGCCGACCGCATCATCACGGTCGATCTCCACACCGACCAGATCCAGGGCTTCTTCGACGGCCCGGTCGACCACATGCACGCGCACAGCCAGCTCGCCGACCACATCCGTGAGGGCTACAACCTCGAGCACATCACCGTGGTCTCCCCCGACTCCGGCCGCGTGCGCGTCGCGGAGAAGTGGGCCGACTCGCTCGGCGGGGCGCCGCTGGCGTTCATTCACAAGACGCGAGATCCGTTGGTGCCCAACCAGGTCAAGTCGAACCGAGTCGTCGGTGACGTCGAGGGGCGCACCTGCATCCTGATCGACGACATGATCGACACCGGTGGCACCATCGCCGGCGCGGTGAAGGTGCTCGAGGAAGCCGGCGCGGGCGACGTCGTCATCGCCGCCACGCACGGCGTGCTGAGCCACCCGGCCGCCGAGCGCCTCGCGTCGTGCGGCGCCAAGGAGGTCGTCGTGACCAACACGCTGCCCATCAGTGACGACAAGCTGTTCCCGTCGCTGACCGTGCTCTCCATCGCACCCCTGCTCGGCAAGACCATCCGTGAGGTCTTCGAGAACGGGTCCGTCACCAGCCTGTTCAACGGCAACGCCTGA
- the egtD gene encoding L-histidine N(alpha)-methyltransferase translates to MTAPSLDIHITEGDLQESLREDARRGLTATPKWLPPKYFYDAVGSELFERITELDEYYPTRTERALLTERAAEIARVTGVEVLVELGSGSSDKTRVLLSAGLEHGTLRRYVPQDVSPSALTGAMEELSRQYPDLKIHGVVSDFTSTGGPDSGLFWVPTGGRRTLAFLGGTLGNLVPQERAEFLSAISNTLDTGEFLLLGVGLVIDPAVLVPAYDDAQGVTAQFDLNVLSVLNGQLNADFDVDDFEHVAVWDERNEWIEMRLRARRDHTVRVADLDLDVQFAAGEEMRTEISAKFRRESITGELAAAGLTVDEFWTDSDERFALVLARK, encoded by the coding sequence ATGACAGCGCCGTCACTGGACATCCACATCACCGAGGGTGATCTACAGGAATCGCTGCGGGAAGATGCCCGCCGCGGGCTCACCGCGACGCCGAAATGGTTGCCGCCGAAGTACTTCTACGATGCCGTGGGCAGCGAACTGTTCGAGCGCATCACCGAGTTGGACGAGTACTACCCGACGCGCACCGAGCGCGCCCTGCTGACCGAACGGGCCGCGGAGATCGCTCGCGTGACGGGAGTGGAGGTGCTGGTCGAGTTGGGCTCCGGATCGTCGGACAAGACCCGGGTGCTGCTGTCCGCGGGTCTGGAACACGGCACCCTGCGTCGCTACGTCCCGCAGGACGTGTCGCCGTCGGCGTTGACCGGTGCGATGGAGGAGTTGTCGCGCCAGTACCCGGATCTCAAGATCCACGGTGTGGTGAGCGATTTCACGAGCACCGGCGGCCCGGACAGTGGTCTGTTCTGGGTCCCCACCGGCGGGCGCAGGACGTTGGCGTTCCTGGGCGGCACGCTGGGGAACCTCGTGCCGCAGGAGCGCGCCGAGTTCCTCTCCGCCATCTCGAACACCCTCGACACGGGGGAGTTCCTGTTGCTCGGGGTCGGGCTGGTCATCGACCCCGCGGTTCTGGTGCCCGCGTACGACGACGCGCAGGGAGTGACGGCGCAGTTCGACCTGAACGTGCTCTCCGTGTTGAACGGGCAGCTGAACGCCGACTTCGACGTGGACGACTTCGAGCACGTCGCCGTGTGGGACGAGCGCAACGAGTGGATCGAGATGCGGCTGCGCGCACGTCGCGACCACACGGTGCGCGTCGCGGACCTCGACCTGGACGTGCAGTTCGCGGCGGGCGAGGAGATGCGGACCGAGATCTCCGCCAAGTTCCGGCGCGAGTCGATCACCGGCGAACTGGCCGCGGCGGGGCTGACGGTCGACGAGTTCTGGACCGATTCCGACGAGCGCTTCGCCCTGGTGCTGGCCCGGAAGTAG
- the egtC gene encoding ergothioneine biosynthesis protein EgtC: MCRHVGYLGPARTVGDVLTAGPTSLLTQSYAPREMRGGGTINADGFGAAWWSNGTASSYRSAMPMWGDRAVTDTLTHIRSVAVMGAVRSATVGMPVERSACAPFVEGRWAFSHNGVVRGWPQSVSALAEKVPVESLLRLAAPTDSAVLWAILQQRLLDRDPADALAGLLADVDAAAPDSRVNLLLGDGESLWATTLYHSLSVRYDEDSVVLASEPLDDLPGWQQVPDRCLVSARPGSVDITTF; this comes from the coding sequence ATGTGCCGACACGTCGGCTATCTCGGACCCGCGCGCACCGTCGGAGACGTGCTCACCGCGGGCCCGACATCGCTGCTCACCCAGTCGTACGCACCCCGCGAGATGCGCGGCGGCGGCACGATCAACGCGGACGGCTTCGGTGCGGCCTGGTGGTCGAACGGCACCGCGTCGTCGTATCGGAGCGCGATGCCGATGTGGGGTGACCGGGCCGTCACCGACACGCTCACCCACATCCGCTCGGTGGCGGTGATGGGGGCCGTGCGGTCCGCCACCGTCGGCATGCCCGTCGAGCGGTCGGCGTGCGCGCCCTTCGTCGAGGGTCGATGGGCGTTCAGCCACAACGGTGTCGTGCGCGGATGGCCGCAGTCGGTCTCCGCGCTCGCCGAGAAGGTGCCCGTCGAGTCGCTGCTGCGGTTGGCGGCACCCACGGATTCCGCTGTGCTGTGGGCGATTCTGCAGCAGCGGCTACTGGACCGCGATCCGGCGGACGCACTCGCCGGTCTGCTGGCGGACGTCGACGCCGCCGCTCCGGACTCGCGCGTCAACCTGCTGCTCGGCGATGGCGAGTCGCTTTGGGCGACGACGCTTTACCACTCGCTCTCCGTCCGGTACGACGAGGACAGCGTCGTCCTCGCGTCCGAACCGCTCGACGATCTGCCCGGATGGCAGCAGGTGCCCGATCGGTGCCTCGTCTCCGCCCGACCGGGATCCGTGGACATCACCACCTTCTGA
- the egtB gene encoding ergothioneine biosynthesis protein EgtB: protein MTANTTVDAVALRGRLESMLVRSRARTLALTRCLDEDGLREQVSPLMSPLVWDLAHIGNQEELWLVRDVGGRDAVHPEIDDLYDAFRHARSTRPGLDLLSPDEARAYVDTVRALSLDALQRCTFDESRLVENGFVFAMVAQHEQQHDETMLATHQLRTGDAVLDAPDAPRAQLPPAHDVEVIVPGGAFEMGTGDDPWALDNERPAHTVEVPTFAIDAAPVTNGEYLQFIADGGYDREELWTERGWAHRTEAGLTAPQSWSQDDDGVWWRRVFGRAKQIRAAQPVVHVSWFEADAYARWAGKRLPTEAEWEKAARFDPVSGLSRRNPWGDDDADDRHANLGQRHLEPADVGAYPEGASPLGVEQLMGDVWEWTSSDFEPYPGFEMFPYPEYSEVFFGGDYKVLRGGSFGTDQTAVRATFRNWDHPIRRQIFAGFRCARDVGHR from the coding sequence ATGACGGCGAACACGACGGTCGACGCGGTGGCGCTGCGCGGCCGGCTCGAATCGATGCTGGTGCGTAGCCGCGCCCGGACCCTGGCGCTCACCCGGTGCCTCGACGAGGACGGGCTGCGCGAGCAGGTGTCGCCGTTGATGAGCCCTCTGGTCTGGGATCTCGCCCACATCGGCAACCAGGAAGAGCTGTGGCTGGTCCGCGACGTGGGCGGCCGCGACGCGGTGCACCCGGAGATCGACGACCTCTACGACGCGTTCCGCCACGCACGGTCCACCCGGCCGGGGCTGGATCTGCTGTCGCCCGACGAGGCGCGTGCCTACGTCGACACCGTGCGCGCCCTGTCACTGGATGCGCTGCAGCGCTGCACCTTCGACGAGAGTCGGCTGGTGGAGAACGGCTTTGTCTTCGCGATGGTCGCGCAGCACGAACAGCAGCACGACGAGACGATGCTGGCGACACATCAGCTGCGCACCGGCGACGCCGTGCTGGACGCACCCGACGCTCCCCGCGCCCAGCTGCCGCCCGCCCACGACGTCGAGGTCATCGTCCCCGGTGGCGCGTTCGAGATGGGAACCGGCGACGATCCGTGGGCCCTCGACAACGAGCGGCCCGCGCACACTGTCGAGGTGCCCACCTTCGCGATCGACGCGGCTCCGGTGACCAACGGCGAGTACCTCCAGTTCATCGCCGACGGTGGCTACGACCGCGAGGAGCTGTGGACCGAACGCGGCTGGGCACACCGCACCGAGGCCGGTCTCACCGCGCCGCAGTCTTGGTCGCAGGACGACGACGGTGTGTGGTGGCGTCGAGTCTTCGGACGTGCGAAGCAGATTCGAGCAGCGCAGCCCGTGGTTCACGTCAGCTGGTTCGAAGCCGACGCCTACGCCCGCTGGGCCGGCAAGCGCCTGCCGACCGAGGCGGAATGGGAGAAGGCGGCACGCTTCGACCCCGTGTCCGGGCTCTCCCGGCGCAACCCCTGGGGCGACGACGACGCCGACGACCGGCACGCGAATCTCGGTCAACGCCACCTCGAACCCGCCGACGTCGGCGCGTATCCCGAGGGAGCCTCGCCGCTCGGCGTCGAACAGCTGATGGGCGACGTCTGGGAGTGGACGTCGTCCGACTTCGAGCCGTACCCCGGGTTCGAGATGTTCCCCTACCCGGAGTACTCCGAGGTGTTCTTCGGCGGCGACTACAAGGTGTTGCGCGGCGGCTCGTTCGGCACCGACCAGACGGCGGTCCGCGCGACGTTCCGCAACTGGGACCACCCGATCCGGCGCCAGATCTTCGCCGGCTTCCGGTGCGCCCGCGACGTGGGACACCGGTAG